The Thunnus thynnus chromosome 2, fThuThy2.1, whole genome shotgun sequence genome includes a region encoding these proteins:
- the mapk4 gene encoding mitogen-activated protein kinase 4, producing the protein MARQDTPLFLHGFDLSGHFTDLRPLGTGVTGLVLSALDQRTGQRVAIKKLVMRDAVTVKHGLREVKITRWLHHENVVRVHEVLAPYGRPLPRDPNQLSALYIVQECMETDLARLLEQGPLPTGHATLLFYQLLRGLKFIHSANVLHRDLKPANIFINIDQLLLKIGDFGLARIVDPHYSHKGYLSEGLVTKWYCSPRLLLSPNNYTKAIDMWAAGCILAEMLTGRMLFAGAHELEQMQLILNTVPVLREEDRQDLLQVMPSYVSHGWRVKKPFSELLPEVDALAVDFLQRILTFNPMDRLTAEEALSHLFLQHYSCPEDEPTSLHPFRIEDELEDSLITEQSLSNSNSQASSIQWDRYENSLSTDVCWQQSGGRCRCMPPGHITSDLGDTTEDEEVQRDPRASSASLLEEAQVDPRKYSHSSSAERFLENSHSSLERACGFGFGELDCGRSCDYKVGSPSYLDKIAWREGKPQHYSEPKLILDLSHWKHNINSLPVTTVPIGGSVEDLGEMKEEEAEEEKEEETGNLFQEISRWVESTQSRLHSPSPTLSLEQRSPLCYTSSPPLPLSPTDLPTPVFHYTEVVQQPSADYDEDRLSPLPAVTPSIHSLPSLLPSSPTSPLPPQLPHIASPPISPLFPPPESPPLSSTSSISQPVNDESMESLPVKQKERLFDLDVFISRALKLCRQNKEKGDGKKAREGGWREESKQPSINRRVPRFPEHRTPPPQTPNS; encoded by the exons ATGGCCAGACAAGACAcacctctctttctccatgGTTTTGACCTCAGTGGTCACTTCACTGACCTTCGACCTCTTGGCACGGGTGTTACCGGCCTGGTCCTGTCAGCTCTGGACCAGCGTACTGGACAACGCGTTGCAATTAAAAAGCTGGTGATGCGTGATGCTGTGACGGTGAAACACGGGCTGCGGGAGGTCAAAATCACTCGGTGGCTGCACCATGAGAATGTGGTCCGGGTTCATGAGGTTTTGGCACCATATGGACGACCTCTGCCCCGAGACCCAAACCAGCTGAGTGCTTTGTACATCGTCCAAGAGTGCATGGAGACGGATCTGGCTCGGCTGCTGGAACAAGGACCGCTACCCACAG GTCACGCTACTCTGCTGTTCTACCAGCTGCTAAGGGGACTgaagttcattcattcagctaACGTCCTGCACAGAGACCTAAAGCCTGCCAACATATTCATCAACATAGACCAACTGCTGCTCAAGATCGGCGACTTCGGGCTGGCCAGGATAGTCGACCCTCACTATTCTCATAAG GGCTATCTATCTGAGGGTCTGGTAACTAAGTGGTATTGTTCCCCCCGTCTGCTCCTGTCCCCCAACAACTATACCAAGGCCATAGACATGTGGGCCGCTGGCTGCATACTGGCTGAGATGCTCACTGGACGCATGCTGTTTGCAG GAGCTCATGAGCTGGAGCAGATGCAGCTGATTCTCAACACAGTGCCGGTgctgagagaggaggacaggcagGACCTGCTACAG GTGATGCCTTCATATGTCAGTCATGGCTGGAGAGTGAAGAAACCCTTTTCTGAATTGCTTCCTGAAGTGGATGCTCTGG CTGTGGACTTCCTTCAGCGTATCTTGACTTTTAATCCCATGGATCGGCTGACGGCTGAAGAGGCGCTGTCTCACCTCTTCCTCCAGCATTACTCCTGTCCAGAAGATGAGCCCACCTCATTACATCCCTTCCGCATTGAGGATGAACTGGAAGACAGCCTGATCACAGAGCAGAGCCTGAGCAACAGCAATAGTCAGGCCTCCAGCATCCAATGGGACAG GTATGAGAACAGTTTATCGACAGATGTGTGCTGGCAGCAGTCAGGCGGGAGATGTCGCTGCATGCCCCCTGGCCACATTACTTCCGATTTGGGAGACACCACAGAAGATGAGGAGGTGCAGAGGGACCCTCGGGCCAGTTCTGCCTCACTGTTAGAGGAGGCTCAG GTCGATCCACGCAAATATTCCCATAGCAGCTCAGCAGAACGTTTTCTGGAAAACTCTCACTCCTCTCTGGAACGGGCCTGTGGTTTTGGGTTTGGGGAGCTAGACTGTGGCCGCTCCTGTGACTACAAAGTGGGCTCTCCATCATATCTGGATAAAATTGCCTGGAGAGAGGGAAAGCCACAACACTACTCAGAACCTAAGCTGATTCTGGATCTGTCACATTGGAAGCATAACATTAACAGCCTCCCTGTGACCACCGTGCCTATTGGTGGCAGCGTGGAGGATCTGGgagagatgaaggaggaggaagcagaagaggagaaggaggaggaaacagGGAATTTATTCCAGGAAATCTCTCGCTGGGTGGAGAGCACCCAGTCTCGTCTGCACTCGCCCAGTCCCACTCTGTCTTTGGAGCAACGTTCACCCTTGTGCTAcacctcctctccccctctccctctctctccaacTGACCTCCCGACTCCAGTCTTCCACTACACGGAAGTTGTGCAGCAACCATCCGCTGACTATGATGAAGACAGGCTCAGCCCACTTCCAGCTGTCACACCATCCATTCATTCTCTTCCTTCACTCCTCCCTTCATCTCCCACCTCTCCACTTCCTCCACAGTTACCTCACATAGCATCTCCTCCTATCTCGCCTCTGTTTCCTCCCCCAGAATCTCCACCTCTTTCCTCTACTTCCTCAATATCTCAGCCAGTAAATGATGAATCCATGGAGTCTCTTCCTGTAAAGCAAAAAGAGCGGCTGTTTGACTTGGATGTGTTCATCTCTCGGGCGTTGAAACTGTGCAGGCAGAATAAGGAGAAAGGAGATGGGAAAAAAGCAagagagggagggtggaggGAAGAAAGCAAACAGCCCAGCATTAACCGAAGGGTGCCCAGGTTTCCTGAGCACAGGACTCCACCACCACAGACTCCCAACTCTTGA